The Planococcus versutus genome contains a region encoding:
- a CDS encoding MFS transporter, whose product MKTNKLVLSTLLLNLFIAFLGIGLVIPVTPTIMNELSISGTVVGYMVSAFALAQLIVSPIAGRWVDNIGRKPMIIIGLLIFSISEFLFGIGQTVEVLFASRILGGISAAFIMPAVTAYIADITTTSSRPKALGYMSAAISTGFIIGPGIGGFLADISTRLPFFFAAGFGLFATILSLITLTEPNRSYEVEEKHQPLPKSGFKRIFSPMYSIAFMVIFISSFGLAAFESLFALFVDHKFGFTAKDIAVIISLGAIVGVIFQVGLFDKLTRWFGEIRLIRYSLLVSTSLVMVMTFVSSYWSILLVTMLVFVGFDLMRPAVTTYLSRIAGNEQGFAGGMNSMFTSLGNIFGPIVGGILFDIDLNYPFYFATIVLGAGIALTYLWKRPAFSEPKRQE is encoded by the coding sequence ATGAAAACAAATAAATTAGTCTTATCAACATTGTTACTCAATCTATTTATCGCATTTTTAGGAATTGGACTTGTTATTCCAGTTACGCCTACCATCATGAATGAACTAAGCATTTCTGGAACCGTTGTAGGCTATATGGTTTCTGCTTTCGCATTAGCTCAACTCATTGTTTCACCAATAGCTGGACGATGGGTAGACAATATTGGACGTAAACCGATGATCATTATCGGACTGCTCATTTTTAGTATTTCGGAATTTTTATTTGGTATCGGTCAAACAGTTGAAGTGCTATTTGCTTCACGTATACTTGGTGGTATTAGTGCTGCATTTATCATGCCTGCAGTTACAGCTTACATTGCCGATATCACAACAACCAGTTCGCGTCCGAAAGCATTAGGTTATATGTCTGCTGCCATTTCGACTGGATTTATTATTGGACCTGGCATCGGTGGATTTTTAGCCGATATTAGTACACGACTTCCGTTTTTCTTTGCCGCCGGCTTTGGTTTGTTTGCGACGATTTTATCGCTTATCACATTGACTGAGCCTAACCGTAGCTATGAAGTCGAGGAAAAGCATCAGCCATTGCCTAAATCCGGCTTTAAACGCATTTTTTCTCCGATGTATTCGATTGCCTTTATGGTTATCTTTATTTCATCATTTGGTCTCGCTGCTTTCGAGTCGTTATTTGCATTATTTGTAGATCATAAATTCGGCTTTACGGCAAAAGACATCGCTGTGATTATTTCACTTGGCGCTATCGTTGGTGTGATTTTCCAAGTGGGACTGTTTGATAAACTAACACGTTGGTTTGGCGAAATTCGATTGATTCGTTACAGTCTTCTAGTGTCAACCAGTCTAGTTATGGTAATGACATTTGTTTCGAGTTATTGGTCGATTTTGCTAGTGACCATGCTAGTATTTGTCGGCTTTGACTTGATGCGACCAGCTGTCACTACTTATCTTTCGCGAATTGCCGGAAATGAACAAGGTTTTGCCGGTGGCATGAATTCAATGTTTACGAGTCTTGGGAATATCTTTGGCCCAATTGTCGGAGGGATTTTGTTCGATATAGATTTAAATTATCCCTTCTATTTCGCCACAATCGTTTTAGGAGCCGGGATCGCGTTGACGTATTTATGGAAACGCCCTGCTTTTTCCGAACCAAAACGTCAAGAATAG
- a CDS encoding GNAT family N-acetyltransferase: protein MKIRKATKQDASGIAKVHVDSWKTTYKAILPNEFLSSLSYEKRTTLWKNNLDDKTNYIVVSETDDGLITGFGTASKRPTNMVANCGDLTSIYLLEDYHGQGIGKLLMKELFLHFKKLNYETVFVEVLEDNKTRFFYEYYGAKLIQTEQLKFAENIVNELIYEWGNIDEVLKKL, encoded by the coding sequence ATGAAGATTAGAAAAGCGACCAAACAAGATGCATCGGGAATAGCGAAAGTTCACGTCGATAGTTGGAAAACTACCTACAAAGCCATTTTACCAAACGAATTTCTTTCTAGCCTATCTTATGAAAAACGGACAACTCTTTGGAAAAACAATCTTGATGACAAAACCAATTACATTGTGGTTTCAGAAACTGACGATGGACTCATCACCGGCTTTGGCACGGCTTCGAAAAGACCTACTAATATGGTAGCCAACTGTGGGGATTTAACTTCGATTTATTTGCTCGAAGATTATCACGGCCAAGGCATTGGAAAACTCCTAATGAAAGAATTGTTTCTTCATTTTAAAAAGCTAAATTATGAAACAGTCTTTGTCGAAGTTCTTGAAGACAATAAAACACGGTTTTTCTACGAGTATTACGGAGCCAAATTGATTCAAACTGAACAACTTAAATTCGCCGAAAACATAGTTAATGAATTGATTTACGAATGGGGAAATATTGATGAAGTTCTGAAAAAGCTATGA
- a CDS encoding helix-turn-helix transcriptional regulator, with protein MKTKLKELRASLGINQTELAKRAKISRQTVSLIEREEFMPSLLIATKIARVFNKPVQEIFQFDEEELE; from the coding sequence ATGAAAACAAAATTAAAAGAGTTAAGGGCGAGTTTAGGTATAAACCAAACAGAATTAGCAAAACGCGCAAAAATTTCACGTCAAACTGTCAGCTTGATCGAACGTGAAGAATTTATGCCTTCATTGCTCATTGCAACGAAAATTGCGCGCGTTTTTAATAAACCAGTTCAAGAGATTTTTCAATTTGACGAGGAGGAATTAGAATGA
- a CDS encoding metal ABC transporter substrate-binding protein has product MRKRSKFFIMSLTLFVILAGCSNTDSSEKDTSEDKLQVITTYSILYDIVKNVGGDKIELHSLAPIGSNPHEYETLPLDVQKTTDADIVFYNGLNLEAGNSWFEKLLSTAGKSGDSAPVYKMSEGVEPMFLTTEGKEGEEDPHAWLDIQNGIKYTENARDALIEVDPEHKEEYEKNAKEYLEQLEALHQEAIEQYSKIPKEKRIFVTSEGAFKYFSKAYDFEAAYIWEINQENQGTPAQITQVVDKINDQQIQGLFLETSIDARSMETVARETGMAIKGKVFTDSIGKPGEDGDTYIKMMKWNIDTILKGLTD; this is encoded by the coding sequence ATGCGCAAAAGGAGTAAGTTTTTTATAATGAGTTTGACTTTGTTTGTCATTTTAGCAGGGTGTTCAAACACCGATAGTAGTGAAAAAGATACTAGTGAAGATAAGTTGCAGGTTATAACCACGTACTCAATTCTTTATGATATCGTCAAAAATGTGGGCGGTGACAAGATCGAACTTCACAGTTTAGCTCCTATTGGATCTAACCCTCATGAATACGAAACCTTACCACTCGACGTTCAAAAAACAACCGACGCGGATATAGTTTTCTATAACGGCTTAAATTTAGAAGCAGGTAACTCATGGTTTGAAAAACTATTGAGTACTGCTGGTAAAAGTGGAGATTCAGCACCTGTTTATAAGATGAGCGAAGGTGTTGAACCGATGTTTTTGACAACTGAAGGAAAAGAAGGAGAAGAAGATCCTCATGCATGGTTAGATATTCAAAACGGTATTAAATATACAGAAAATGCAAGAGATGCGTTGATTGAAGTAGATCCAGAACATAAAGAAGAATACGAAAAAAATGCGAAAGAATACCTTGAACAGCTAGAAGCTCTTCACCAAGAAGCCATTGAACAATATAGCAAAATACCAAAAGAAAAACGTATTTTCGTAACGAGTGAAGGTGCATTTAAGTACTTTAGCAAAGCGTACGACTTTGAAGCAGCGTACATTTGGGAAATCAATCAAGAAAATCAAGGAACACCAGCACAAATTACACAAGTTGTAGACAAAATAAATGATCAACAAATTCAAGGGTTGTTTTTAGAAACAAGTATCGATGCCCGAAGTATGGAAACCGTAGCAAGAGAAACAGGTATGGCTATCAAAGGAAAAGTATTTACTGATTCGATTGGTAAGCCAGGAGAAGATGGAGATACGTATATCAAAATGATGAAGTGGAATATTGATACAATTCTTAAAGGATTGACCGACTAA
- a CDS encoding MarR family winged helix-turn-helix transcriptional regulator, translating to METENLFKLIHTVEAITNKAIIIWNDSFPYNLSVSSILVLSELERNGPQNQMKLANLLGFTGGALTNIATKLIKLELAIRTFNELDRRQVLLKITPSGISLLEKAQELGKRQHMDMFQVLDEDEIAQYLSINEKLLKSLTTKK from the coding sequence TTGGAGACAGAAAATTTATTTAAACTTATTCATACAGTAGAAGCTATTACGAATAAAGCTATTATTATCTGGAATGATAGTTTTCCTTACAATTTGAGCGTTTCTTCTATACTAGTTTTAAGTGAATTAGAGCGAAATGGTCCTCAAAATCAAATGAAACTAGCAAATTTACTCGGCTTTACTGGTGGCGCCTTAACAAATATTGCGACAAAATTAATCAAACTTGAACTTGCTATTCGGACATTCAATGAGCTCGATCGCAGACAAGTACTATTGAAAATCACACCATCAGGAATAAGTTTACTCGAAAAAGCACAAGAATTAGGAAAACGGCAGCATATGGACATGTTCCAAGTATTGGATGAAGATGAAATTGCGCAATACTTATCCATTAACGAAAAGTTGTTAAAAAGCTTAACAACAAAAAAATAA
- a CDS encoding HIT family protein, which yields MSYKTNCPFCNPSKDNNQKIVIENKSCYFLQHEKQQDVLEGSGVIVPKLHRATTFDLTKDKWNDTYELLQKAKEYLNQSCSPDGYTLGWNVGEASNQSIQHSHLHVIPRYLDEPLAGKGLRHWLKQPENKRVKK from the coding sequence ATGTCTTATAAAACTAATTGTCCTTTTTGTAACCCGTCAAAAGACAACAATCAAAAAATCGTAATTGAAAATAAAAGCTGTTATTTTCTCCAACATGAAAAGCAACAAGATGTTCTAGAAGGTAGTGGAGTGATCGTGCCGAAACTACACCGGGCAACAACTTTTGATTTAACCAAAGACAAATGGAATGATACATATGAATTGCTGCAAAAAGCGAAAGAATACTTAAATCAAAGCTGTTCTCCAGATGGCTATACACTTGGGTGGAATGTGGGCGAGGCTTCGAATCAGTCGATTCAGCACAGCCACCTTCACGTAATTCCGCGCTACCTAGATGAACCTTTAGCAGGTAAGGGACTGCGCCATTGGTTGAAGCAACCGGAAAACAAGCGGGTGAAAAAATAA
- a CDS encoding M1 family metallopeptidase, giving the protein MKGKRWGVVLVLSMLLIGIVGAIIFLRPNQQTNMTEAYQDTTNAVYELTFNMTEKNVFQVTASIAVTNDSPDTWSDIGFYLIPNAMNAEETDTYEDDEAIVTVSAVSVDGQETAYSLDNNELLVALKGALETKNVANVTIDYSLTLPVSGMRLSQVDDNFYLAHWYPMLGQYREGWNIEDYNANGESYNTDYGDFTVSYELPKEYLVATSADDGEIKPTAKGLVKGENIKDFYMAILDPAEWDAEIVQANDTALRVFTPASENMMEGTSQLAKDAYIYFEETIGNNPFNELDIIGNDGYMEYPNIIEVAADEASQESVLVHEIVHQWFYYIVTNDPYYESWLDEGLTEFSSSLFISDRYDDDEYGFWGASSAEQYYRPEKYVNLPLDQFSEETYYSTIYGKVPMVLKEYFDDNGGRDEALAFLSAYYEEFQFQQVNTMQFKTFFEAYFEGDQSKFLDSWLR; this is encoded by the coding sequence ATGAAGGGAAAAAGATGGGGAGTTGTGCTAGTTTTAAGTATGCTTTTGATAGGCATTGTGGGTGCAATCATTTTTTTGCGACCTAACCAACAGACGAACATGACTGAAGCGTATCAAGATACAACCAATGCGGTGTATGAGTTAACGTTTAACATGACTGAGAAAAATGTCTTTCAAGTTACAGCTTCCATTGCAGTTACAAACGATTCACCAGATACTTGGTCGGACATCGGATTTTATTTAATCCCAAATGCAATGAACGCAGAAGAAACAGACACTTATGAAGATGATGAAGCCATCGTTACGGTATCTGCCGTTTCGGTAGACGGACAAGAGACTGCGTATTCCTTAGACAATAATGAGTTATTGGTTGCGTTAAAAGGGGCTTTAGAAACAAAAAATGTAGCAAACGTTACCATCGACTATTCTCTGACATTGCCTGTATCGGGCATGCGATTGTCTCAAGTTGACGATAACTTCTATTTGGCGCATTGGTATCCCATGCTCGGTCAATACCGTGAGGGCTGGAACATCGAAGATTACAACGCAAATGGAGAATCTTACAATACGGATTATGGCGATTTTACAGTAAGTTATGAACTACCTAAAGAATATTTAGTTGCTACTTCTGCAGATGATGGGGAGATCAAACCTACAGCCAAAGGTTTGGTAAAAGGTGAAAACATTAAAGATTTTTACATGGCGATTCTTGATCCTGCCGAATGGGATGCTGAAATCGTCCAAGCCAACGATACCGCGCTTCGTGTTTTCACACCGGCTTCAGAAAATATGATGGAGGGAACTTCGCAGCTCGCGAAAGACGCGTACATTTATTTTGAAGAAACCATTGGAAACAATCCTTTTAATGAGCTGGACATAATCGGAAACGATGGCTATATGGAATATCCAAATATCATTGAAGTGGCAGCAGACGAAGCATCGCAAGAATCAGTTTTGGTTCATGAAATTGTGCATCAATGGTTTTATTACATTGTAACGAATGACCCGTATTACGAGTCGTGGCTAGACGAGGGATTGACAGAGTTCAGCAGTTCTTTGTTTATTAGTGATCGGTACGACGATGATGAATATGGTTTTTGGGGAGCGTCTTCTGCAGAACAGTATTACCGACCTGAAAAATATGTCAATTTGCCACTTGATCAATTTAGTGAAGAAACGTATTATTCTACAATCTATGGCAAAGTTCCAATGGTGCTAAAAGAATATTTTGATGACAACGGTGGCAGAGATGAAGCACTCGCGTTTTTATCCGCTTATTACGAAGAGTTCCAATTCCAGCAGGTAAATACCATGCAATTCAAAACATTTTTTGAAGCCTATTTTGAAGGAGACCAGAGTAAGTTTTTAGACAGTTGGCTAAGATAA
- a CDS encoding cupin domain-containing protein: protein MTIKKLEDLQLYDEKKLAKNILFNEDKSKLIVFNFLPGQTLPKHGHPHKNAYVFVVEGEGVCYLDEVQSTIHSGDVIHCNPHQTISIENTGTTSMTVYVVLAEE, encoded by the coding sequence ATGACTATAAAAAAACTGGAAGACCTTCAATTATATGATGAAAAAAAGTTAGCTAAAAATATTTTATTCAACGAAGATAAAAGCAAACTCATTGTTTTTAACTTTCTGCCAGGACAAACATTACCTAAACACGGACATCCTCATAAAAATGCATACGTATTTGTAGTCGAAGGAGAAGGTGTATGTTATTTAGATGAGGTACAGTCTACTATTCATTCGGGAGACGTCATACACTGCAATCCTCATCAAACAATTAGTATAGAAAATACAGGAACTACATCGATGACCGTTTATGTTGTACTTGCAGAAGAATAG
- a CDS encoding RtcB family protein, with product MKNVYTTSVMQDLIDESPFAYKSIQEIITHTKETIDVLFILKPVYNFKTPEYQSQQRK from the coding sequence ATGAAAAATGTCTATACAACAAGTGTGATGCAAGATCTGATTGATGAATCTCCTTTTGCTTATAAATCCATACAAGAAATTATCACCCATACAAAAGAGACAATTGATGTTCTGTTTATTTTAAAGCCGGTTTATAATTTCAAGACGCCTGAATATCAATCTCAGCAAAGAAAATAA
- a CDS encoding metal ABC transporter permease: MAFIDGLIEYDFLQKALLTSVMVGVVCGVIGCFIILRGMALMGDAISHAVLPGVAISYALGINFFFGAVFTGVLTAIGIGFVSQNSRIKQDTSIGIVFSAAFALGVILITVLESSTDLYHILFGNVLAVRPSDMWITLTIGVIVLVSVYVFYKELLVTSFDETMAQVYGLPVRLIHYFLMTLLTMVTVASLQTVGIILVVAMLITPAATAYLLTDRLSTMIFLSASIGASAAVIGLYFSFTYNLASGATIVLAATTLFVIAFLFSPKQGILWRKISTKRKKQLAN, encoded by the coding sequence ATGGCATTTATTGATGGATTGATTGAATATGACTTTTTGCAAAAAGCCTTGCTGACATCCGTCATGGTAGGTGTTGTTTGTGGAGTCATTGGGTGTTTTATTATTTTAAGAGGAATGGCACTTATGGGCGATGCAATTTCACACGCAGTATTACCAGGAGTCGCAATTTCTTACGCACTTGGCATCAACTTTTTTTTCGGAGCCGTATTTACAGGCGTGTTAACAGCGATCGGTATTGGTTTTGTTAGTCAAAACAGCCGCATTAAACAAGACACATCGATTGGTATTGTGTTTTCTGCTGCATTTGCCTTAGGGGTCATTCTTATAACTGTACTTGAAAGTAGTACAGATCTCTATCATATTTTATTTGGAAACGTATTAGCCGTAAGACCTTCAGATATGTGGATTACATTAACTATCGGGGTAATAGTATTAGTGTCTGTATATGTATTCTATAAAGAATTACTTGTAACTTCTTTTGATGAAACAATGGCACAAGTTTACGGACTTCCAGTAAGACTGATCCATTATTTTTTAATGACGTTACTAACAATGGTTACTGTCGCATCACTTCAAACGGTCGGCATCATATTAGTAGTTGCTATGCTAATTACACCTGCGGCAACTGCTTATCTTTTGACAGATCGTCTATCAACAATGATTTTCTTGTCAGCTTCAATAGGTGCTAGTGCAGCTGTAATCGGATTGTACTTCAGCTTTACTTATAATTTGGCATCAGGTGCAACGATTGTACTTGCTGCAACAACTTTGTTTGTGATAGCGTTTCTCTTTTCACCAAAACAAGGGATTTTATGGCGCAAAATAAGTACGAAGAGAAAAAAACAATTAGCAAATTAA
- a CDS encoding DUF3169 family protein, with the protein MKKLFKTSGQLIIGALIGFFGMLVLLEADFRINLSAYASISNIVLLTIAALLALFSIYRYFSIVSLTNQKFTGDEEDAAEGRMYRQYSDASLCSNVAMLVSLASLSVTAITDQVLWMLVTGIALVFISASLSFLLPSLIQKMYPERQLPSVNEKNYAKKLLEVSDDGEKYVMLGGLYKTYLTMNSLLVGAIILLLFYSIVSDSSQLFSIFTIVIILTLTNTQYQFHVRNK; encoded by the coding sequence ATGAAGAAACTGTTTAAAACAAGTGGTCAACTGATTATTGGCGCATTGATTGGATTTTTCGGAATGCTAGTTTTACTTGAAGCTGATTTTCGCATCAATCTATCTGCATATGCATCTATTAGCAATATCGTTCTTCTGACAATCGCAGCATTACTTGCTTTGTTTTCGATTTATCGCTATTTCAGCATTGTGTCTCTTACCAATCAGAAGTTTACGGGCGATGAAGAAGATGCTGCGGAAGGACGCATGTATAGACAGTATTCAGATGCCAGTCTTTGTTCTAACGTTGCCATGTTGGTAAGTTTAGCGTCTTTAAGTGTAACTGCTATAACAGATCAAGTTTTGTGGATGCTTGTGACAGGTATTGCTTTAGTGTTTATCAGCGCCTCACTTTCTTTCTTGCTCCCTAGCCTTATACAAAAAATGTATCCAGAGCGTCAACTTCCCTCTGTTAATGAAAAAAATTACGCTAAAAAATTGCTAGAAGTTTCCGATGATGGAGAAAAATATGTCATGCTTGGTGGTTTATATAAAACCTACCTTACCATGAATTCTCTTTTAGTCGGAGCGATAATCCTACTGTTATTTTACTCGATTGTCTCAGATTCCTCGCAACTTTTCAGTATTTTTACAATTGTCATTATCTTGACGCTCACTAACACACAGTATCAATTCCACGTTCGAAACAAATAA
- the sdhB gene encoding succinate dehydrogenase iron-sulfur subunit, producing MGEAAKTVVFEIERRNSPEEDSYWEKFELPYVMNMNVISALMEIRRNPINRDGQKTTPVTWDMNCLEEVCGACSMVINGIARQSCTALVDQLEQPIKLQPMKTFPVVRDLIVDRSTMFDTLKQLKAWIPIDGTHDLGEGPRMPERKRQWAYELSKCMTCGVCLEACPNVNDKSDFIGAAPISQVRLMNAHPTGAMNKDVRLNLLMGPGGIQLCGMAQNCVESCPKGIPLTTSISAMNRDTTVQMFRNFFGSDRMVE from the coding sequence ATGGGAGAAGCAGCTAAAACAGTAGTTTTTGAAATTGAGCGGAGAAATTCTCCAGAAGAAGATTCGTATTGGGAAAAATTCGAATTGCCATATGTGATGAATATGAATGTGATTTCTGCTTTAATGGAGATTAGACGTAATCCTATAAATAGAGACGGTCAAAAAACGACACCTGTTACATGGGACATGAATTGTCTAGAAGAAGTATGTGGAGCTTGTTCAATGGTCATTAATGGCATTGCACGTCAGTCCTGTACTGCATTAGTTGATCAATTAGAACAACCGATAAAACTGCAGCCAATGAAGACGTTTCCGGTCGTGCGTGATTTAATCGTTGACCGCAGTACAATGTTCGATACTTTGAAGCAATTAAAAGCTTGGATTCCAATAGATGGAACTCATGATTTAGGAGAAGGGCCCCGTATGCCAGAACGCAAGCGACAATGGGCATATGAGTTATCGAAATGTATGACGTGTGGTGTTTGTTTAGAAGCCTGTCCGAACGTCAATGACAAATCAGATTTTATTGGCGCGGCACCTATATCACAAGTCCGTTTAATGAACGCCCATCCAACAGGTGCTATGAATAAAGATGTCCGTTTAAATTTACTTATGGGACCAGGCGGTATACAACTTTGTGGAATGGCTCAAAACTGTGTGGAAAGCTGTCCGAAAGGAATTCCATTAACAACTTCTATTTCAGCGATGAATCGTGATACGACAGTTCAAATGTTCCGCAATTTTTTTGGTAGTGACCGAATGGTTGAATAA
- the cls gene encoding cardiolipin synthase: MKISLDWLSTLSNIFIVLNVVLAFFILFFERKTASSAWAWIMILFFIPIVGFVLYLLFGKSLRRERLDLPVAYENQNFLELMNCQLNEMRDNRFLPTTTIPEKWWDLIQMNLTRTEAPLLKASDIKILNDGTKKFDALFNDIQHATDHVHLQYFILKNDELGQRLVTLLTEKAKQGVEIVFLYDDLGSKSLPKNFFKELEAAGGKTAAFLPALLSSINPRFNHRNHRKLVIVDGLIGYIGGFNVGDEYVGKNIKFGYWRDTHLRIEGETVHSLQNRFFIDWNQAAKSNQLEYAEHYFPEIINQTGALMQIVASGPLERHEEIKNGYLKMIHHARHSIYIQTPYFIPDKSIMNALQTAALGGVDVQIMIPNQADHIFVHSATLSYARELLQDGVKIFCYTNGFLHAKTVIVDQEAYSVGSANMDIRSFALNFELNAFVYDPQSALEMTNIFLQDKKLSVQMTEQVFNEQSRIENTKQVIAKLVSPIM; encoded by the coding sequence ATCAAGATCTCACTCGACTGGTTAAGCACATTAAGTAATATATTTATTGTTTTAAATGTGGTATTGGCATTTTTTATTTTGTTTTTTGAACGAAAAACTGCTTCTTCTGCATGGGCTTGGATCATGATACTTTTCTTTATACCAATAGTTGGATTTGTTCTTTACTTGTTATTCGGAAAATCGTTAAGACGAGAGCGGTTAGATCTGCCAGTTGCTTATGAAAATCAAAATTTCTTAGAGCTTATGAATTGTCAACTAAATGAAATGAGAGACAATCGCTTCTTGCCGACTACAACGATTCCCGAAAAATGGTGGGATCTTATCCAAATGAATTTGACCAGAACTGAGGCACCTTTGTTGAAAGCGTCTGATATTAAAATTCTTAACGATGGCACTAAAAAGTTCGATGCTTTGTTTAACGATATACAACATGCTACAGACCATGTCCACTTGCAGTATTTTATTTTAAAAAATGATGAGTTGGGTCAACGGTTAGTGACATTGCTGACTGAAAAAGCAAAGCAAGGTGTAGAAATAGTATTTCTGTACGATGATTTGGGATCGAAAAGTCTTCCGAAAAATTTTTTTAAAGAGTTAGAGGCAGCAGGAGGAAAGACTGCTGCATTTTTGCCAGCATTATTGTCTAGTATCAATCCACGGTTTAACCACCGAAATCACCGGAAACTAGTTATTGTAGATGGTTTGATTGGCTATATTGGCGGCTTTAATGTGGGGGATGAGTACGTAGGAAAAAATATAAAATTTGGCTACTGGCGTGACACGCATCTTCGCATTGAAGGAGAGACCGTGCATTCTCTACAAAATCGTTTTTTTATCGACTGGAACCAAGCAGCCAAAAGTAATCAGCTAGAATACGCTGAACATTACTTTCCCGAAATCATCAATCAAACAGGCGCTTTGATGCAAATTGTTGCGAGCGGTCCTTTAGAAAGACATGAAGAAATTAAGAATGGCTACTTGAAAATGATTCATCATGCTCGACATTCTATTTATATCCAAACACCGTATTTTATTCCTGACAAATCCATTATGAATGCGTTACAAACAGCTGCACTCGGCGGCGTTGACGTTCAAATTATGATTCCTAATCAAGCAGATCACATATTTGTTCACTCGGCTACGTTATCGTATGCTCGCGAATTGCTTCAAGATGGTGTCAAAATTTTTTGCTACACCAATGGGTTCTTGCATGCAAAAACAGTAATAGTTGATCAAGAAGCATATTCTGTAGGATCGGCTAACATGGATATTCGCAGTTTCGCATTGAATTTTGAATTGAATGCTTTTGTCTATGATCCACAGTCAGCACTGGAAATGACGAATATTTTTCTTCAAGATAAAAAACTATCTGTTCAAATGACGGAACAGGTGTTTAATGAGCAGTCGAGGATTGAAAATACAAAACAAGTTATTGCAAAGTTAGTTTCGCCAATTATGTAA
- a CDS encoding metal ABC transporter ATP-binding protein encodes MVPALKIKNIHVSYFGRTAIEAIDLTLEQGKVLGIIGPNGAGKSTLLKALLNLVSVDKGSIEIFGGTLKENRKRIAYVPQRNQYDWDFPIHVLDAVLIGTYPNLGIFKRPKKKDKEWAYECLKKVGMEEFSNRQIGELSGGQQQRVFLARALAQKADIFFLDEPFVGIDVSSEEMIVKLLKDLRDQGKTVVVVHHDLSKANEYFDELLLLNKHVIQFGNPQQVLRPEVMRQAYESELSFLFEVGVNG; translated from the coding sequence ATGGTTCCTGCACTTAAAATAAAAAATATACATGTCTCTTATTTTGGTAGAACTGCAATTGAAGCAATTGACTTAACACTCGAACAAGGAAAAGTATTAGGAATTATTGGGCCCAACGGTGCGGGCAAATCAACGCTATTAAAAGCATTACTAAATCTTGTATCAGTCGATAAAGGAAGTATTGAAATATTCGGTGGGACATTAAAAGAAAATCGGAAACGAATTGCTTATGTCCCACAAAGAAATCAATACGACTGGGATTTTCCAATTCATGTTCTTGATGCGGTATTAATCGGTACTTATCCGAATTTAGGCATCTTTAAGCGTCCAAAGAAAAAAGACAAAGAATGGGCTTATGAATGTTTGAAAAAAGTGGGGATGGAAGAGTTCTCAAATCGTCAAATTGGTGAGCTATCGGGAGGTCAACAACAGCGTGTATTTCTTGCAAGAGCACTCGCACAAAAAGCAGATATTTTCTTTTTAGACGAACCATTTGTTGGAATTGACGTATCTAGTGAAGAAATGATTGTTAAGCTGTTAAAAGACTTGCGTGATCAAGGCAAAACAGTGGTAGTTGTGCATCATGATTTAAGTAAAGCAAACGAATATTTTGATGAGTTGCTCTTGCTGAACAAGCATGTGATTCAGTTTGGCAATCCTCAGCAAGTATTGCGTCCAGAAGTTATGCGACAAGCTTATGAAAGTGAATTGTCATTTTTATTTGAAGTTGGGGTGAATGGATAA